The following proteins are encoded in a genomic region of Glycine soja cultivar W05 chromosome 17, ASM419377v2, whole genome shotgun sequence:
- the LOC114394035 gene encoding lisH domain-containing protein C1711.05-like: MVSDSIAAVPIPSAANTRNPGKKKRTNRSAKLKQYKIDARREQWLSQGAVKSKGYKDGLDDDGHAPPSPAEVKHSVEPLNTRRRGEEDDGLIHHDSDSESPTNCPAGVLCGTDSGTNFTGSSSGGSSSSSSSSSSSSGGCCSGNVTEVEEEEEGDDDDDDDDGCLDDWEAMADALAADDKRENPCPDSPPVVSPSEGSNLGSPNSKPESGRLFPWGSGNSRAWRADDAFRPQSLPNLSKQHSMPNPDRRGVPWGRAPTPSSCPICCEDLDLTDTSFMPCLCGFRLCLFCHKRILEEDGRCPGCRKPYECEPVETEASVLGDSLTLRLARSCSMIERS; the protein is encoded by the exons ATGGTTTCCGATTCAATCGCCGCCGTGCCGATTCCCTCCGCCGCAAACACCAGGAACCCGGGGAAGAAGAAGAGG ACCAACAGGTCCGCGAAATTGAAGCAGTACAAAATCGATGCGCGCCGCGAGCAATGGTTATCTCAAG GTGCGGTGAAGAGCAAGGGGTACAAGGACGGTTTGGACGATGACGGCCATGCGCCGCCGTCTCCAGCGGAGGTGAAACACTCGGTGGAGCCTCTGAACACGAGGCGCAGAGGCGAAGAGGACGATGGATTGATCCATCACGACAGCGATTCGGAGTCTCCAACCAACTGCCCTGCGGGCGTGTTGTGCGGCACCGATTCGGGGACGAATTTCACCGGCAGCAGTAGCGGCGGTAGCAGcagtagcagcagcagcagcagttcCAGCAGCGGCGGGTGCTGTTCCGGGAACGTCACCGAggtggaggaagaagaggaaGGTGATGACgatgacgatgatgatgatggatgTTTGGATGATTGGGAGGCTATGGCTGATGCTCTAGCAGCCGATGACAAGCGCGAAAACCCTTGTCCAGATTCGCCCCCAGTGGTTTCGCCTTCAGAGGGATCCAATTTAGGGTCTCCGAATTCGAAACCCGAGAGTGGTAGATTGTTTCCTTGGGGCTCTGGTAATAGCAGAGCGTGGAGGGCAGATGATGCCTTTCGCCCTCAGAGTTTGCCCAATTTGTCTAAGCAGCACAGTATGCCAAATCCTGATCGGCGTGGGGTGCCTTGGGGACGCGCTCCCACCCCATCCTCGTGCCCAATTTGCTGTGAGGATCTCGATTTGACGGACACGAGTTTCATGCCTTGTCTctgtgggtttcgtctttgccTCTTTTGCCACAAGAGGATTCTCGAGGAGGATGGGCGCTGCCCCGGTTGTAGGAAGCCCTATGAGTGTGAGCCTGTTGAGACAGAGGCCAGTGTGCTTGGAGACAGCCTCACTCTTCGGTTGGCACGTTCTTGCAGCATGATCGAGAGGTCCTGA
- the LOC114393898 gene encoding TORTIFOLIA1-like protein 3, whose product MSSTPQSLKQRVFRCLTKLSDRDTQSLAAAELESIARNLDGATLPMFLSCMYSTDDSDKPPVRKQCVQLLGFLAETHGNMLAPYLPKILGSVVRRLRDADSSVRSACVNSIAALSRHVSKPPLNAFLKPLAEALFTEQDQNAQASAAMCLAAAIDGAPDPDPARLAKLLPRFEKLLKRDGFKAKPALLTLVGSVVAAGGASGHVPLNSLVPCLVEALSSDDWATRKAAAETLVVVADVERDFLSEFKAECVRVFENRRFDKVKLVRDVMNQMLEAWKQIPDVSDEVSPPPKSQSSSKENASDGRYPQVSHNSCSPRSMMANLRRKSTPFSRFSPADSSSASNAKNSSASSSNKRRLFVSRKLNHMNWDAPIAMADQGDLQERDGIVLDRSKMDKSRVSKSEMKRVLLTKSSEDKMQKYGGSKAGSRVVPYHEDESQDSVPVSIVSKDLQRNDKESEDLSLIRDQLHQIEKQQSSLLDLLQKFMGSSQNGMRSLETRVHGLELALDEISYDLAISSGRMTKSDAQGNACCMLPGAEFLSSKFRRKTHGRDSIVRFSRSGGTPSLAAMNYPPNRNAETKLTNHRFRPDGGFITNPLAEIHTNSRNFATLEIA is encoded by the exons ATGTCGTCGACACCGCAGAGCTTAAAGCAGAGAGTCTTCAGATGCCTAACCAAACTCTCCGACCGCGACACGCAGTCTCTCGCCGCTGCGGAGCTCGAGTCAATCGCTCGAAACCTCGACGGAGCCACCTTGCCGATGTTCCTCTCGTGCATGTACTCCACCGACGACTCCGACAAGCCACCGGTGCGCAAGCAATGCGTTCAGCTCCTAGGGTTCCTCGCGGAGACGCACGGCAACATGCTCGCGCCGTACCTGCCAAAGATCCTCGGCAGCGTCGTGCGAAGGCTCCGCGATGCGGACTCGTCGGTCCGATCGGCGTGCGTGAATTCCATTGCGGCATTGTCACGCCACGTCAGCAAGCCGCCGCTGAATGCGTTTCTGAAGCCGTTGGCGGAGGCGCTTTTCACAGAGCAGGACCAGAACGCGCAGGCCAGCGCGGCGATGTGCCTCGCCGCCGCGATCGACGGAGCTCCGGATCCGGACCCGGCTAGGCTGGCGAAGCTCCTGCCGAGGTTCGAGAAGCTTCTAAAGCGCGACGGTTTCAAGGCGAAGCCCGCGCTGTTGACGCTTGTCGGAAGCGTCGTCGCCGCCGGCGGCGCTTCCGGCCACGTGCCGCTGAATAGTTTGGTTCCGTGCTTGGTGGAAGCGTTGAGCAGCGATGACTGGGCGACGCGTAAGGCCGCGGCGGAGACGCTCGTGGTGGTTGCCGACGTGGAGAGGGATTTCTTATCGGAGTTCAAGGCTGAGTGTGTTAGAGTTTTCGAGAATCGACGGTTTGATAAG GTGAAATTAGTTCGGGACGTTATGAATCAGATGTTGGAAGCGTGGAAGCAGATTCCTGATGTTTCGGATGAAGTTTCGCCACCTCCTAAATCGCAATCTTCTTCCAAag AGAATGCAAGTGATGGGCGCTATCCCCAAGTCTCTCACAATTCATGTAGTCCTCGTTCAATGATGGCCAATTTGCGGAGGAAATCTACTCCTTTCAGCAGATTCAGTCCAGCAGATAGTTCTTCTGCTAGCAATGCTAAGAATTCGAGTGCTTCAAGTAGTAACAAGAGAAGATTGTTTGTTTCACGGAAATTAAACCATATGAATTGGGATGCTCCAATTGCTATGGCTGATCAGGGAGATCTTCAGGAGAGGGATGGAATTGTTTTGGATAGGAGCAAAATGGATAAAAGCAGAGTTTCAAAGTCAGAAATGAAACGGGTACTGCTAACTAAAAGTTCTGAGGATAAAATGCAAAAGTATGGTGGGTCCAAAGCTGGATCTCGTGTGGTTCCATATCATGAAGATGAGAGTCAAGACTCAGTTCCTGTCAGTATTGTCTCTAAAGATCTCCAAAGGAATGACAAAGAGAGTGAAGATTTATCGCTGATCCGTGATCAGTTACATCAGATTGAGAAGCAGCAGTCAAGTCTACTCGATCTTCTACAG AAATTCATGGGAAGCTCACAAAATGGAATGCGTTCTTTAGAGACTCGTGTGCATGGCCTTGAGTTGGCATTGGATGAGATCTCTTATGATTTGGCTATATCAAGTGGAAGGATGACTAAATCTGATGCTCAGGGTAACGCATGTTGCATGCTACCTGGAGCAGAATTTTTGAGCTCCAAATTCCGGAGGAAAACACATGGCCGGGATTCAATCGTGCGATTCTCTAGATCAGGTGGCACCCCATCACTTGCTGCCATGAACTACCCACCCAATAGGAATGCTGAAACTAAGTTGACAAACCACAGATTTAGGCCTGACGGAGGCTTCATCACTAATCCGCTTGCAGAGATTCATACGAATTCGAGGAATTTTGCGACATTGGAGATAGCTTAA
- the LOC114391838 gene encoding uncharacterized protein LOC114391838 isoform X2 codes for MVSERKATRFQQELVSTKEEALRMLLRLKQKFDSKVSEAELTSLNQQKKIEELEAQLQEAEEIVRDLRAELRETQAELENVTKHQMHPPVEQNTGAEIEAQEIFLQENRLDPYDGSVYTAPGLQFESVSISDNRNPVVNGSNDSSKFCGSHDHTNNCYIHNPDFASIVIRRKEPKLYRNGCTQRIHAFERSLFDGNMSVSGNLDNVQNEMVVSVHEEGKAMTVSTNAKADTISEKEKPDELKVVKADADLVKVPVQRKKIKFGKRNAIKSRLHSNQVKETNKESHLSGAKDSSLVLDNDDPSRVSSSMTCENEAQKDLMSPFADVPTDTTATNEQSGPHSNTENGEVFLKACSIWNITKDDNEPLDKSDLTRQESLSAESVEVPACKDVEASNGSLDKMDPKVSNLDEKVSNRSTGDKFKYTFCRKRKKEAVSCDDVDCSQDNTSSKKKCGEKQDGHVEPQKSCTMTESSRDSRRLAQVARQLISLSEKKWWQ; via the exons ATGGTGTCGGAGCGGAAAGCCACGCGCTTTCAGCAGGAACTTGTTTCCACTAAGGAAGAGGCGCTTCGGATGCTTCTCAGACTCAAACAAAAGTTCGATTCTAAG GTCAGTGAAGCAGAGCTGACGTCATTGAATCAGCAGAAGAAGATTGAGGAGCTTGAAGCTCAGCTCCAGGAAGCTGAGGAAATAGTTAGAGATCTAAGGGCAGAGTTGAGAGAAACCCAGGCTGAGCTGGAGAATGTCACAAAACACCAAATGCATCCCCCAGTTGAACAAAACACAGGGGCTGAAATTGAAGCTCAGGAAATTTTTCTGCAAGAGAACAGACTTGATCCTTATGATGGATCTGTATATACTGCACCTGGTTTACAGTTTGAATCTGTCTCTATTTCTGACAATAGGAATCCAGTTGTAAATGGATCAAATGATAGCAGTAAGTTCTGTGGGTCACATGATCATACAAACAACTGCTACATTCATAATCCAGATTTTGCATCCATAGTCATTAGGAGGAAAGAGCCCAAGCTCTACAGAAATGGATGCACTCAGAGAATACATGCATTTGAAAGGAGCCTTTTTGATGGAAATATGTCTGTTTCAGGAAACTTAGATAATGTACAGAATGAAATGGTAGTCAGTGTACATGAAGAAGGTAAAGCAATGACTGTATCAACTAATGCCAAAGCTGATACTATTTCTGAAAAGGAGAAACCAGATGAACTTAAAGTGGTGAAAGCAGATGCTGACCTTGTCAAAGTTCCAgttcaaagaaaaaagataaaatttgggAAAAGGAACGCTATTAAATCTAGATTACATTCTAACCAGGTTAaggaaacaaataaagaatcacATCTGTCTGGTGCCAAAGATTCTTCACTTGTATTGGATAATGATGACCCCTCAAGGGTAAGTTCTTCTATGACATGTGAAAATGAAGCTCAGAAGGATCTAATGTCTCCTTTTGCTGATGTACCGACGGACACAACTGCAACGAATGAGCAATCAGGACCTCATAGCAATACTGAAAATGGGGAAGTCTTTCTTAAAGCTTGCAGTATTTGGAACATAACTAAAGATGACAACGAACCGTTGGATAAATCAGATTTAACAAGACAAGAGAGTTTGTCTGCTGAAAGTGTGGAGGTTCCGGCTTGTAAAGATGTTGAGGCATCTAATGGGTCACTGGATAAAATGGATCCAAAAGTATCCAATTTAGATGAGAAGGTTTCTAATCGATCTACAGGTGATAAGTTTAAGTACACATTCTGTAGAAAGCGTAAGAAGGAGGCTGTTAGCTGTGATGATGTAGATTGCTCTCAAGATAATACCAGTTCAAAGAAAAAGTGTGGGGAGAAGCAAGATGGTCATGTGGAGCCTCAGAAATCTTGCACAATGACTGAATCATCTAGGGACAGCCGGCGGCTAGCACAAGTTGCTCGTCAG CTCATATCTTTGTCTGAGAAGAAATGGTGGCAGTAG
- the LOC114391838 gene encoding uncharacterized protein LOC114391838 isoform X1, which translates to MEDSEKLTALKKAYADIILNTAKEAAARIMVSERKATRFQQELVSTKEEALRMLLRLKQKFDSKVSEAELTSLNQQKKIEELEAQLQEAEEIVRDLRAELRETQAELENVTKHQMHPPVEQNTGAEIEAQEIFLQENRLDPYDGSVYTAPGLQFESVSISDNRNPVVNGSNDSSKFCGSHDHTNNCYIHNPDFASIVIRRKEPKLYRNGCTQRIHAFERSLFDGNMSVSGNLDNVQNEMVVSVHEEGKAMTVSTNAKADTISEKEKPDELKVVKADADLVKVPVQRKKIKFGKRNAIKSRLHSNQVKETNKESHLSGAKDSSLVLDNDDPSRVSSSMTCENEAQKDLMSPFADVPTDTTATNEQSGPHSNTENGEVFLKACSIWNITKDDNEPLDKSDLTRQESLSAESVEVPACKDVEASNGSLDKMDPKVSNLDEKVSNRSTGDKFKYTFCRKRKKEAVSCDDVDCSQDNTSSKKKCGEKQDGHVEPQKSCTMTESSRDSRRLAQVARQLISLSEKKWWQ; encoded by the exons ATGGAGGACTCCGAG AAATTGACGGCGTTGAAGAAGGCCTACGCCGATATCATCCTGAACACGGCGAAGGAGGCGGCGGCGCGTATCATGGTGTCGGAGCGGAAAGCCACGCGCTTTCAGCAGGAACTTGTTTCCACTAAGGAAGAGGCGCTTCGGATGCTTCTCAGACTCAAACAAAAGTTCGATTCTAAG GTCAGTGAAGCAGAGCTGACGTCATTGAATCAGCAGAAGAAGATTGAGGAGCTTGAAGCTCAGCTCCAGGAAGCTGAGGAAATAGTTAGAGATCTAAGGGCAGAGTTGAGAGAAACCCAGGCTGAGCTGGAGAATGTCACAAAACACCAAATGCATCCCCCAGTTGAACAAAACACAGGGGCTGAAATTGAAGCTCAGGAAATTTTTCTGCAAGAGAACAGACTTGATCCTTATGATGGATCTGTATATACTGCACCTGGTTTACAGTTTGAATCTGTCTCTATTTCTGACAATAGGAATCCAGTTGTAAATGGATCAAATGATAGCAGTAAGTTCTGTGGGTCACATGATCATACAAACAACTGCTACATTCATAATCCAGATTTTGCATCCATAGTCATTAGGAGGAAAGAGCCCAAGCTCTACAGAAATGGATGCACTCAGAGAATACATGCATTTGAAAGGAGCCTTTTTGATGGAAATATGTCTGTTTCAGGAAACTTAGATAATGTACAGAATGAAATGGTAGTCAGTGTACATGAAGAAGGTAAAGCAATGACTGTATCAACTAATGCCAAAGCTGATACTATTTCTGAAAAGGAGAAACCAGATGAACTTAAAGTGGTGAAAGCAGATGCTGACCTTGTCAAAGTTCCAgttcaaagaaaaaagataaaatttgggAAAAGGAACGCTATTAAATCTAGATTACATTCTAACCAGGTTAaggaaacaaataaagaatcacATCTGTCTGGTGCCAAAGATTCTTCACTTGTATTGGATAATGATGACCCCTCAAGGGTAAGTTCTTCTATGACATGTGAAAATGAAGCTCAGAAGGATCTAATGTCTCCTTTTGCTGATGTACCGACGGACACAACTGCAACGAATGAGCAATCAGGACCTCATAGCAATACTGAAAATGGGGAAGTCTTTCTTAAAGCTTGCAGTATTTGGAACATAACTAAAGATGACAACGAACCGTTGGATAAATCAGATTTAACAAGACAAGAGAGTTTGTCTGCTGAAAGTGTGGAGGTTCCGGCTTGTAAAGATGTTGAGGCATCTAATGGGTCACTGGATAAAATGGATCCAAAAGTATCCAATTTAGATGAGAAGGTTTCTAATCGATCTACAGGTGATAAGTTTAAGTACACATTCTGTAGAAAGCGTAAGAAGGAGGCTGTTAGCTGTGATGATGTAGATTGCTCTCAAGATAATACCAGTTCAAAGAAAAAGTGTGGGGAGAAGCAAGATGGTCATGTGGAGCCTCAGAAATCTTGCACAATGACTGAATCATCTAGGGACAGCCGGCGGCTAGCACAAGTTGCTCGTCAG CTCATATCTTTGTCTGAGAAGAAATGGTGGCAGTAG